The following are encoded in a window of Conger conger chromosome 19, fConCon1.1, whole genome shotgun sequence genomic DNA:
- the LOC133119222 gene encoding caveolin-1 isoform X2 translates to MDDDSVHEKTFEDVHTKEIDLVNRDPKHLNDDVVKVDFEDVIAEPPGTYSFDGIWKASFTTFTVTKYWFYRLLTALVGIPLALVWGIFFAILSFLHIWAVVPCIKSYLIEIHCLSRVYSICIHTFCDPFFEAVGKCFSSVRLRLTKEV, encoded by the exons ATGGATGACGACAGTGTTCACGAGAAGACATTTGAAGATGTTCACACGAAGGAAATCGACCTGGTCAATCGGGACCCCAAGCACTTAAATGACGATGTCGTAAAG gtgGACTTCGAGGACGTGATCGCAGAGCCCCCGGGCACGTACAGCTTCGACGGCATCTGGAAGGCCAGCTTCACCACCTTCACCGTCACCAAGTACTGGTTCTACCGGCTGCTGACGGCGCTGGTGGGCATCCCGCTGGCCCTGGTGTGGGGCATCTTCTTCGCCATCCTCTCCTTCCTGCACATCTGGGCCGTGGTGCCCTGCATCAAGAGCTACCTGATCGAGATCCACTGCCTGAGCCGGGTGTACTCCATCTGCATCCACACCTTCTGCGACCCCTTCTTCGAGGCTGTGGGCAAGTGCTTCAGCAGCGTACGCCTGCGCCTCACCAAGGAGGTGTAG
- the LOC133119222 gene encoding caveolin-1 isoform X1, with protein sequence MTGGLKDEGTEEYVHSPFIRKQGNIYKPNNKSMDDDSVHEKTFEDVHTKEIDLVNRDPKHLNDDVVKVDFEDVIAEPPGTYSFDGIWKASFTTFTVTKYWFYRLLTALVGIPLALVWGIFFAILSFLHIWAVVPCIKSYLIEIHCLSRVYSICIHTFCDPFFEAVGKCFSSVRLRLTKEV encoded by the exons ATGACTGGAGGACTTAAGGACGAGGGAACGGAG GAATACGTGCACTCGCCGTTCATCAGGAAACAAGGGAATATTTACAAACCAAACAACAAAAGTATGGATGACGACAGTGTTCACGAGAAGACATTTGAAGATGTTCACACGAAGGAAATCGACCTGGTCAATCGGGACCCCAAGCACTTAAATGACGATGTCGTAAAG gtgGACTTCGAGGACGTGATCGCAGAGCCCCCGGGCACGTACAGCTTCGACGGCATCTGGAAGGCCAGCTTCACCACCTTCACCGTCACCAAGTACTGGTTCTACCGGCTGCTGACGGCGCTGGTGGGCATCCCGCTGGCCCTGGTGTGGGGCATCTTCTTCGCCATCCTCTCCTTCCTGCACATCTGGGCCGTGGTGCCCTGCATCAAGAGCTACCTGATCGAGATCCACTGCCTGAGCCGGGTGTACTCCATCTGCATCCACACCTTCTGCGACCCCTTCTTCGAGGCTGTGGGCAAGTGCTTCAGCAGCGTACGCCTGCGCCTCACCAAGGAGGTGTAG